Below is a genomic region from Bacteroidales bacterium.
ATTCCCTGGTAATCTTACAGGGCGAAGAATATGTACCGGACGAAAATCCCTCAGGTAAGCCCCGTTTAGGTTCCGGAGGGATTAAAAAATGGCATTTTGAAGCCGTAAAAGAAGGCAAAACCCTCCTGAAATTTATTTATAAAAGGCCCGGTACCGAAGAAACCAGTGAAATAAAACAGTTTCAGATCATGGTAAAATAATCCTTTAGATTACTTGTCTGTCAACATTTATTTGATCTAAATTGTTATAATAACAATAAGACAAAAACAGACAAGCTATGGATGGTACAACAAAACAAAATAAATTTACCAACCGGTTAATTTATGAATCAAGCCCTTACCTTTTACAGCATGCAGATAATCCTGTTGACTGGCATCCCTGGGGTGATGAACCATTTGAAAAAGCCCGGAAAGAGAACAAACTTGTTCTGATCAGTATTGGATATGCAGCGTGTCACTGGTGTCATGTAATGGAGCATGAATCATTCAGCGACCAGGAGGTGGCCAGGATGATGAATCAGAATTACATATGCATCAAAGTAGACAGGGAAGAAAGACCTGATGTGGACAGCATTTACATGGATGCGGTTCATATCATGACCGGATCGGGAGGCTGGCCCCTTAATTGTTTTGCTTTACCCGACGGCCGACCGGTATACGGTGGTACTTACTTCAGAAAATCCCAATGGAAACAGGTGTTGATGCATCTTACCGATACATACCGGAAAACACCAAACAAGCTGGAAGTACAAGCCAATGAAATTAAAAAAGGCGTCCAAAACATCCAGCCAATGGAAACTGTAACCACCCTACCGGATTTTCAAACGAAAGA
It encodes:
- a CDS encoding protease inhibitor I42 family protein: MKHSIDLLVFAVLLATSSCAGIQFDRQYKVNKGEEFVINLKTNPSTGYTWMIEEGLSDSLVILQGEEYVPDENPSGKPRLGSGGIKKWHFEAVKEGKTLLKFIYKRPGTEETSEIKQFQIMVK